The proteins below come from a single Aegilops tauschii subsp. strangulata cultivar AL8/78 chromosome 6, Aet v6.0, whole genome shotgun sequence genomic window:
- the LOC109732417 gene encoding uncharacterized protein yields MAGYDDNETNVVEDEYDDLDDFIVGSDDEGDNVAEEDEEELPEAEEIEVEEQYEEEEEEEPPAGTQEILSFREQLKAKLRKQHQSNGANYGNPSCSSSDQPPVRSRFGNFFGPSTPVLAPRLIEAGCSSIMQENQNLPSRKHAAPSSSSKTQPSASAHEQKPKIVPQVKRKVDTLRKNRDYSNLFSDDADTASPTEEHTENKPVMALKSGEYEHSRSFQSPNKFEFMFEAHPMKTKHSAATNKKVLTNHPARPSKDHGSIQNHAQTNKVVSQVKKEPLPNGRKPIAAARNGSRPPNGTTKARPGLEPSSNGQNPQRSMQSKSPQTLPSAQRQQQRRPKPQGQRQQNCTPPSSQKQLAPSSKPKPSPTSAVYSDPAKKKGVVKRKLSDAEKVRQMVRDVFNYDPGKYGKDVDDDRDMEAGYASIQMEERRSAKIARKEDEEEYRRIQEEEQRERAKKKKKQRTES; encoded by the exons ATGGCGGGCTACGACGACAATGAAACCAAC GTAGTGGAGGATGAGTACGACGACCTTGATGATTTCATCGTCGGAAGTGACGATGAGGGCGACAATGTGGCCGAGGAGGATGAAGAGGAGCTGCCCGAGGCTGAGGAGATAGAAGTGGAAGAACAgtacgaggaggaagaggaagaagagccGCCTGCTGGCACGCAGGAAATCCTTTCCTTCAGGGAGCAATTGAAGGCCAAATTAAGGAAACAACATCAGTCTAACGGTGCCAACTACGGGAACCCTAGCTGCTCGTCGTCTGATCAACCGCCGGTCAGGTCCAG ATTTGGCAACTTCTTTGGGCCGTCCACGCCAGTACTTGCTCCCCGGCTCATCGAGGCGGGGTGCTCATCGATAATGCAGGAGAACCAGAACCTGCCGTCCAGA AAACATGCCGCTCCGTCGTCGTCTTCGAAGACACAGCCAAGTGCGAGCGCCCATGAGCAGAAACCCAAGATCGTACCTCAG GTGAAACGTAAGGTTGACACCCTTCGCAAGAACAGGGACTACTCGAACCTGTTCTCGGACGATGCCGATACCGCTTCCCCAACAGAGGAACACACAGAAAATAAGCCTGTCATGGCCCTAAAATCTGGTGAGTATGAACACAGTAGATCTTTCCAGAGCCCAAACAAATTCGAATTTATGT TCGAAGCTCATCCGATGAAGACGAAGCATTCTGCTGCGACAAACAAGAAGGTGCTCACAAACCATCCTGCCAGACCATCAAAAGACCATGGATCCATCCAGAACCACGCGCAAACAAACAAGGTGGTCTCTCAGGTGAAGAAGGAGCCACTCCCAAACGGGAGGAAACCGATTGCTGCTGCCAGGAATGGATCCAGACCACCCAACGGCACCACCAAAGCTCGTCCAGGGTTGGAGCCATCCTCAAATGGCCAAAACCCGCAGCGCTCGATGCAGAGCAAGAGCCCGCAGACGTTGCCTTCTGcccagcggcagcagcagcggcgacCAAAACCACAGGGTCAGAGGCAGCAGAACTGCACCCCTCCTTCGTCGCAA AAGCAGCTGGCTCCTTCCTCCAAACCAAAG CCATCTCCAACAAGTGCTGTTTACAGTGATCCCGCAAAGAAAAAGGGTGTAGTGAAGAGGAAACTCAGTGACGCTGAGAAAGTTCGTCAAATGGTCAGAGATGTGTTCAA CTACGACCCGGGCAAGTATGGCAAGGATGTAGATGATGATAGGGACATGGAAGCAGGTTATGCCAGCATACAGATGGAGGAGAGAAGAAG TGCAAAGATTGCAAGaaaagaggatgaagaggaataTCGCCGGATTCAGGAAGAAGAGCAGCGCGAGCgggcgaagaagaagaagaagcaacgtACAGAATCGTAG
- the LOC109732424 gene encoding tripeptidyl-peptidase 2, with protein sequence MWLGSCAGSATAAALHKPVAHLRPLLRVSACCSTPAPLHANAHPTVAAGPTRGPGPSAGVAPTAMPSSSSAPTTPPPAEETTAAAAASGFRLTEPSFLESLMPKKETGVDRFLAAHPEYDGRGSLIAIFDSGVDPAAAGLQKTSDGKPKILDVIDCTGSGDVDTSKVVKADADGAIVGASGARLSVNPSWKNPSQEWRVGCKLVYELFTDTLISRLKKERKKKWDEENQEAISGALKQLNEFEKKHSKPYDAKLKKSQEDLQNRLDCLRKQADGFDDRGPVIDVVVWHDGDVWRVAVDTQGLEDKKDSGKLADFVPLTNYRIERKFGIFSKLDACSFVANVYDDGNLVSIVTDCSPHATHVAGIAAAFHPEEPVLNGVAPGAQLISCRIGDTRLGSMETGTGLVRALIAAVEHKCDLINMSYGEPALLPDYGRFIDIVNEVVDKHRIIFISSAGNNGPALNTVGAPGGTSSSIIGIGAYVSPAMAAGAHCVVQPPSEGMEYTWSSRGPTADGDLGVSISAPGGAVAPVPTWTLQSRMLMNGTSMSSPSACGGVALLVSAMKAEGIPVSPYTVRKAIENTASSISDAPEEKLTTGHGLLQVDRAYEYARQAKKLPLVSYRISISQVGKSIPKLRGIYLRGSNSCQQTSEWTVQLNPKFHDDASNLEQLVPFEECLQLHSTDSSVINIPEYILLTNNGRSFNIVVNPVNISSGLHYYEVYGMDCRAPWRGPIFRVPITIIKPIALSGEPPVLSLSKLYFKSGHIERRFINVPIGASWAEVTMRTSAFDTPRRFFLDTVQMCPLKRPIKWESVVTFSSPSIKNFSFPVEGGLTLELSIAQFWSSGNASHEPTCVDFEIVFHGIFIDQKVIALDGSESPMRIVARSLLASERLVPVATLNKIKIPYRPVDSNFCPLPTSRDRLPSGKQIIALTLTYKFKLEDGAEVKPHLPLLNNRIYDNKFESQFYRISDSNKCVYSSGDVYPSYVKLPKGEYTLQLYIRHENVQILEKLKQLVLFIERKLEKKDCIQLSFYSEPDGPIIGNAAFKSSVLVPGEPEAFYVGPPSREKLPKGAPPGSVLVGSITYGIVSSFNKKDEQHAPASYSILCIIPPSKVDDTKEKGVSVETKKSISERLNDEVRDTKIKFLSGLKQDNEDNKSAWTELVASLKSEYPKYTPLLAKILECVLQESTSDDKISHHKEVIVAADEVVDSIDKEQLAKLLSLKPDPEDEESQKTKRKMEETRDQLADALYQKGLALAEIESLKPDESTEASAKDVFEENYKELIKWVDAKSTKYGTLTVLRERRCGRCGTALKVLNDMIQEDSEQPKKKLYDLKIQLIEEIGWAHVSAYEKQWMHVRFPPSLPPF encoded by the exons ATGTGGCTCGGGAGCTGCGCAGGCAGCGCGACCGCAGCCGCGCTACATAAACCCGTCGCCCACCTGCGGCCCCTCCTCAGAGTCTCCGCCTGTTGCTCCACCCCCGCACCGCTCCACGCCAACGCCCACCCCACCGTCGCGGCTGGTCCGACCCGGGGCCCGGGCCCCAGCGCAGGCGTCGCGCCCACCGCGATGCCGTCTTCCTCCTCCGCGccgacgacgccgccgcccgccgagGAGACgaccgccgccgcagccgccagTGGGTTCCGCCTCACCGAGCCCTCCTTCCTCGAGTCGCTCATGCCGAAGAAGGAGACCGGCGTTGACCGCTTCCTTGCCGCGCACCCCGAGTACGACGGCCGCGGCTCGCTCATCGCCATCTTCG ATTCTGGAGTTGATCCGGCTGCAGCTGGGTTGCAGAAAACTTCTGACGGGAAGCCCAAGATCCTTGATGTTATTGATTG CACGGGTAGTGGTGATGTTGACACGTCCAAAGTGGTGAAAGCTGATGCTGATGGTGCTATAGTTGGTGCTTCAG GCGCTCGTTTGTCTGTAAACCCCTCATGGAAGAACCCTTCTCAAGAGTGGCGTGTTGGCTGCAAACTAGTATATGAACTCTTCACGGACACACTTATATCTCGATTGAAG aaagaaagaaaaaagaaatggGATGAAGAAAACCAAGAAGCGATATCCGGAGCTCTGAAGCAGCTGAACGAGTTTGAAAAG AAGCATAGTAAGCCTTATGATGCTAAACTGAAAAAGTCTCAAGAAGACCTGCAAAACAGACTTGATTGCCTGAGGAAACAAGCAGAT GGTTTTGATGACAGGGGACCTGTGATTGATGTTGTTGTATGGCATGATGGTGATGTGTGGAGGGTTGCAGTTGATACGCAGGGACTTGAGGATAAGAAAGATAGTGGAAAACTAGCAGATTTTGTTCCGTTGACAAACTACAG GATTGAGCGAAAGTTTGGGATTTTTAGCAAATTAGATGCTTGCTCTTTTGTAGCAAATGTGTATGATGATGGGAACCTTGTCAGCATAGTAACTGACTGCTCTCCGCATGCTACCCATGTTGCCGGCATTGCAGCTGCTTTTCATCCTGAA GAACCTGTGCTGAATGGAGTTGCACCAGGGGCACAATTGATTTCTTGTAGAATAGGAGATACCCGCTTAGGATCAATGGAGACAGGGACAGGCTTGGTTAGGGCCTTGATAGCTGCAGTAGAG CACAAATGCGATCTGATTAATATGAGCTACGGTGAGCCTGCTCTTCTTCCTGACTATGGAAGATTCATTGATATTGTCAATGAG GTTGTCGACAAGCATCGTATTATATTTATTAGTAGCGCTGGAAACAACGGTCCGGCTTTAAACACTGTTGGTGCACCTGGCGGGACTAGTTCAAGCATTATTGGTATTGGTGCCTATGTCTCACCAGCTATGGCTGCTGGAGCTCACTGTGTCGTACAACCTCCGTCGGAGGGGATGGAGTACACATG GTCTAGTCGAGGTCCCACAGCTGACGGGGATCTTGGTGTCTCCATTAGTGCACCTGGTGGAGCAGTGGCCCCTGTGCCAACATGGACCCTTCAGTCTCGCATGCTCATGAATGGTACTTCCATGTCATCTCCTTCTGCCTGTGGTGGGGTTGCTCTCCTTGTTAGTGCCATGAAG GCTGAAGGCATTCCAGTAAGCCCTTATACTGTGAGGAAGGCAATCGAGAATACAGCTTCATCTATAAGTGATGCGCCTGAGGAGAAACTGACAACAGGACATGGGCTTTTGCAAGTTGATAG GGCTTATGAATATGCGCGGCAAGCTAAGAAGTTGCCACTTGTTTCTTACAGAATCTCAATCAGTCAAGTAGGGAAGTCAA TTCCAAAACTAAGAGGAATATATCTACGTGGGAGTAATTCATGTCAACAAACAAGTGAG TGGACTGTTCAACTTAACCCAAAATTTCATGACGATGCGAGTAATTTGGAGCAATTGGTTCCATTTGAGGAGTGCCTGCAGCTGCATTCCACTGATAGCTCTGTTATTAATATTCCTGAGTATATATTGTTGACAAACAATGGGCGCAGTTTCAA TATTGTCGTCAATCCTGTTAATATCAGTAGTGGCCTTCACTACTATGAAGTTTATGGCATGGATTGCAGAGCACCATGGCGTGGACCCATTTTCCGAGTGCCAATCACAATAATTAAGCCTATTGCTCTATCAGGAGAGCCGCCAGTATTGTCACTTTCCAAACTGTACTTCAAGTCAG GTCATATCGAAAGGAGGTTCATAAATGTGCCAATTGGGGCCTCGTGGGCGGAAGTTACCATGCGCACATCAGCCTTTGATACTCCTAGAAGGTTCTTTTTGGATACTGTTCAG ATGTGTCCACTGAAGCGACCTATCAAATGGGAGTCTGTTGTTACTTTCTCGTCACCATCTATCAAGAATTTCAGTTTTCCTGTTGAAGGTGGCTTAACTTTGGAATTGTCTATAGCCCAGTTCTGGTCTAGTGGAAATGCTAGCCATGAACCTACCTGTGTTGATTTCGAG ATTGTGTTTCATGGAATTTTCATTGATCAGAAAGTAATTGCCCTTGATGGTAGTGAGTCACCTATGCGTATTGTTGCTAGATCATTATTAGCATCAGAAAGGCTTGTTCCTGTTGCCACTCTGAACAAG ATCAAGATACCTTATCGACCAGTGGATTCTAACTTTTGTCCGCTTCCCACCAGCCGTGATAGATTACCCTCTGGCAAGCAAATTATTGCACTGACTTTGAC TTACAAATTCAAACTGGAGGACGGTGCTGAAGTAAAGCCCCATCTGCCCCTACTTAACAACAGAATATACGATAATAAGTTTGAGTCTCAGTTCTATAGAATTTCAGATTCAAATAAG TGTGTTTACTCTTCTGGTGATGTCTATCCTAGTTATGTCAAACTTCCAAAAGGTGAATACACACTGCAATTGTACATAAG GCATGAaaatgtgcaaatcttggagaaGCTGAAGCAATTGGTTCTATTTATTGAGAGAAAACTAGAGAAGAAG GATTGCATTCAATTAAGTTTCTACTCTGAACCTGATGGTCCTATAATTGGAAATGCCGCCTTCAAGTCCTCTGTTTTAGTTCCCGG AGAACCTGAAGCATTCTATGTGGGTCCACCATCTAGAGAAAAACTTCCGAAG GGTGCTCCACCTGGGTCTGTTTTAGTTGGCTCCATAACCTATGGTATAGTAAGCTCATTCAACAAGAAAGATGAACAGCATGCTCCAGCATCTTATAGCATTTTGTGTATCATTCCACCATCAAAG GTTGATGATACTAAAGAAAAGGGGGTTTCAGTTGAAACAAAGAAGAGTATTTCTGAGAGGTTAAATGATGAG GTTCGAGACACCAAGATAAAGTTTCTTTCGGGCCTTAAACAAGACAATGAGGACAACAAGTCTGCCTGGACCGAGCTTGTCGCTTCTCTTAAG TCTGAGTATCCAAAATATACACCTTTGCTTGCCAAAATTTTGGAATGTGTACTTCAGGAATCAACCTCTGATGATAAAATTAGCCATCACAAAGAG GTTATTGTTGCAGCTGATGAGGTCGTGGACAGTATTGACAAAGAGCAACTAGCGAAACTTTTGTCTTTAAAACCCGATCCTGAGGATGAAGAATCACAG AAAACTAAGAGAAAAATGGAAGAAACAAGAGACCAGCTAGCAGATGCACTATACCAAAAAGGTCTTGCACTGGCAGAGATTGAGTCGTTAAAG CCTGATGAGTCAACCGAGGCATCTGCTAAAGATGTTTTTGAGGAGAATTACAAAGAATTAATTAAATGGGTTGATGCCAAATCTACAAAATACGGCACTCTGACCGTTTTACGTGAGAGGCGCTGTGGAAGATGTGGCACGGCACTCAAG GTTCTAAACGACATGATTCAAGAGGACTCTGAGCAACCAAAGAAGAAGTTATATGATCTGAAGATCCAGCTGATTGAGGAGATAGGATGGGCACATGTATCGGCTTATGAAAAGCAGTGGATGCATGTCCGCTTTCCCCCATCTCTGCCTCCCTTTTAA